In Streptomyces sp. NBC_01717, one DNA window encodes the following:
- a CDS encoding cation diffusion facilitator family transporter, with product MSASGGTKAIVAALAANLAIAVAKFVAFLFSGSSSMLAESVHSVADSGNQGLLLLGGKKSQREATPQHPFGYGRERYIYAFLVSIVLFSVGGMFAVYEGYEKILHPHELEAWYWPVGVLVFAIIAEGFSFRTAIKESNESRGALTWTQFVRRAKAPELPVVLLEDLGALVGLVLALFGVGLTLATGNGVWDGIGTLCIGILLIGIAIVLAAETKSLLLGEAAGTDQVEKIKAAVVDGETVTRIIHMRTLHLGPEELLVAAKIAVQHDDTATEVANAINAAEFRIREAVPIARVIYLEPDIFNEAAAATGTNPAKAPDAPEAPDAAPTQSDH from the coding sequence ATGAGTGCGTCAGGCGGAACCAAGGCGATCGTGGCGGCACTCGCCGCCAACCTCGCGATCGCAGTGGCCAAATTCGTGGCGTTCCTGTTCAGTGGCTCGTCATCGATGCTCGCGGAGAGCGTCCACTCGGTCGCCGACTCGGGGAACCAGGGGCTGCTGCTGCTCGGCGGCAAGAAGTCCCAGCGCGAAGCCACCCCCCAGCACCCCTTCGGCTACGGGCGCGAGCGGTACATCTACGCCTTCCTCGTCTCCATCGTCCTGTTCTCGGTCGGTGGCATGTTCGCGGTCTACGAGGGCTACGAGAAGATCCTGCACCCGCACGAGCTCGAGGCCTGGTACTGGCCGGTCGGCGTGCTGGTCTTCGCGATCATCGCCGAAGGCTTCTCCTTCCGGACCGCCATCAAGGAGTCCAACGAGAGCCGCGGCGCCCTCACCTGGACCCAGTTCGTCCGCCGGGCCAAGGCCCCCGAGCTCCCGGTCGTCCTCCTGGAGGACCTCGGCGCGCTGGTCGGTCTGGTACTCGCCCTGTTCGGTGTGGGCCTGACCCTGGCGACCGGCAACGGCGTCTGGGACGGCATCGGCACGCTGTGCATCGGCATCCTTCTGATCGGCATTGCGATCGTGCTTGCCGCGGAGACGAAGTCCCTGCTGCTCGGCGAGGCCGCCGGTACCGACCAGGTCGAAAAGATCAAGGCTGCGGTGGTCGACGGCGAAACCGTCACCCGCATCATCCACATGCGTACGCTCCACCTCGGCCCGGAAGAGCTGCTGGTCGCCGCCAAGATCGCGGTCCAGCACGACGACACCGCCACCGAGGTCGCCAACGCCATCAACGCTGCCGAGTTCCGCATCCGCGAAGCCGTCCCGATCGCCAGGGTCATCTACCTGGAACCGGACATCTTCAACGAGGCGGCCGCCGCCACGGGCACCAACCCGGCCAAGGCGCCGGACGCTCCCGAGGCCCCCGACGCCGCCCCGACACAATCCGACCACTGA
- a CDS encoding SIS domain-containing protein, whose translation MLDESLLDAPEALARADRRGLLRGAAEAGARVRTAARHAAEAGITELAPEGRPRAVLVAGSGTAAAGVADLIGALAGASAPVTRIQPTGVAPAAGAMRWTLPGWAGSVDLLLIVTADGSEPGLALLAEQAYRRGCTVVAVAPRRSPLREAVDGVHGLVVPMASAPHGEYDAETSAAGPGTLWALFTPLLALLDRVGLINAPAETLQSVADRLDRTAERCGPAIATYSNPAKTLAAELADSLPLVWTEGDAAGPVGRRFAAVLAELSGRPALAAELPEALPAHGALLAGTFAAGADPDDFFRDRVDEAEPLHARVVLLRDRPAGGLSAAPAARELALGHDTAISELEPDEGSELEALAELLAVTDFAAVYLALASAAHA comes from the coding sequence ATGCTCGACGAGTCGTTGCTCGACGCCCCGGAAGCCCTGGCCCGAGCCGACCGCCGCGGTCTGCTCCGCGGCGCCGCCGAGGCCGGGGCGCGCGTCCGTACCGCCGCCCGGCACGCGGCGGAGGCCGGGATCACCGAGCTGGCCCCGGAGGGCCGCCCACGGGCTGTCCTGGTCGCCGGCTCCGGCACCGCCGCAGCCGGCGTCGCCGATCTGATCGGCGCGCTGGCGGGAGCCTCCGCACCCGTCACCCGTATCCAACCCACGGGCGTCGCACCTGCCGCGGGCGCCATGCGCTGGACGCTCCCCGGCTGGGCCGGCTCCGTCGACCTGCTGCTGATCGTCACGGCAGACGGCTCCGAACCGGGCCTCGCCCTGCTCGCCGAACAGGCCTACCGGCGCGGCTGCACGGTCGTCGCCGTCGCCCCCCGGCGGTCCCCGCTGCGTGAAGCGGTCGACGGGGTGCACGGCCTCGTCGTACCGATGGCGTCCGCCCCGCACGGCGAGTACGACGCCGAGACGTCGGCCGCCGGACCCGGCACGCTCTGGGCCCTGTTCACGCCGCTCCTCGCACTGCTCGACCGGGTCGGCCTGATCAACGCACCCGCCGAGACGCTCCAGAGCGTCGCCGACCGCCTGGACCGCACCGCGGAACGCTGCGGCCCGGCCATCGCCACGTACAGCAACCCGGCCAAGACGCTCGCCGCCGAGCTAGCCGACAGCCTGCCGCTCGTGTGGACGGAAGGCGATGCCGCGGGGCCGGTCGGGCGCCGGTTCGCCGCCGTCCTCGCCGAGCTGTCGGGCCGCCCGGCCCTCGCCGCCGAACTCCCCGAGGCCCTCCCCGCCCACGGGGCGCTGCTGGCGGGCACCTTCGCCGCCGGGGCCGATCCCGACGACTTCTTCCGCGACCGGGTCGACGAGGCGGAGCCCTTGCACGCCCGGGTCGTCCTGCTCCGCGACCGACCTGCCGGCGGTCTGAGCGCCGCCCCCGCCGCCCGTGAACTGGCCCTCGGCCACGACACGGCGATCAGTGAACTCGAACCGGACGAGGGCAGCGAACTCGAAGCCCTCGCCGAGCTCCTCGCGGTCACCGACTTCGCCGCCGTCTACCTGGCACTGGCCTCGGCAGCCCACGCCTGA
- the ahcY gene encoding adenosylhomocysteinase codes for MTTVANRQDFKVADLSLAEFGRKEITLAEHEMPGLMSIRKEYAAAQPLAGARITGSLHMTVQTAVLIETLVALGAEVRWASCNIFSTQDHAAAAIAVGPNGTPDAPAGVPVFAWKGETLEEYWWCTEQALTWPNTPTGGPNMILDDGGDATLLVHKGVEFEKAGAAPDPSTADSEEYGHILTLLNRTLGESPQKWTQLASEIRGVTEETTTGVHRLYEMHRDGTLLFPAINVNDAVTKSKFDNKYGCRHSLIDGINRATDVLIGGKTAVVCGYGDVGKGCAESLRGQGARVIITEIDPICALQAAMDGYQVATLDDVVSQADIFVTTTGNKDIIMAADMAKMKHQAIVGNIGHFDNEIDMAGLAKIEGIVKDEVKPQVHTWTFPDGKVIIVLSEGRLLNLGNATGHPSFVMSNSFADQTLAQIELFTKPEEYPTDVYVLPKHLDEKVARLHLAALGVKLTTLRPEQAAYIGVEVEGPYKPDHYRY; via the coding sequence ATGACGACGGTCGCCAATCGACAGGACTTCAAGGTCGCCGACCTCTCCCTCGCGGAGTTCGGCCGCAAGGAGATCACGCTCGCCGAGCACGAGATGCCCGGCCTGATGTCGATCCGCAAGGAGTACGCCGCCGCGCAGCCGCTCGCCGGCGCCCGCATCACCGGCTCGCTGCACATGACCGTGCAGACCGCCGTGCTGATCGAGACCCTGGTCGCCCTCGGCGCCGAGGTCCGCTGGGCCTCCTGCAACATCTTCTCCACCCAGGACCACGCCGCCGCGGCCATCGCCGTCGGTCCGAACGGCACCCCGGACGCCCCCGCCGGCGTCCCGGTCTTCGCCTGGAAGGGCGAGACGCTCGAAGAGTACTGGTGGTGCACGGAGCAGGCCCTGACCTGGCCGAACACCCCCACCGGTGGTCCCAACATGATCCTCGACGACGGTGGTGACGCCACCCTCCTCGTCCACAAGGGCGTCGAGTTCGAGAAGGCCGGTGCGGCCCCGGACCCGTCGACCGCGGACAGCGAGGAGTACGGCCACATCCTCACCCTGCTGAACCGCACCCTCGGCGAGTCCCCGCAGAAGTGGACCCAGCTGGCGTCCGAGATCCGCGGCGTCACCGAAGAGACCACGACCGGTGTGCACCGTCTGTACGAGATGCACCGCGACGGCACGCTCCTCTTCCCGGCGATCAACGTCAATGACGCCGTCACCAAGTCCAAGTTCGACAACAAGTACGGCTGCCGCCACTCCCTGATCGACGGCATCAACCGCGCCACCGACGTCCTCATCGGCGGCAAGACCGCCGTCGTCTGCGGCTACGGCGACGTGGGCAAGGGCTGCGCGGAGTCCCTGCGCGGCCAGGGCGCCCGCGTCATCATCACCGAGATCGACCCGATCTGCGCCCTGCAGGCGGCGATGGACGGCTACCAGGTCGCCACGCTCGACGACGTCGTCTCCCAGGCCGACATCTTCGTCACCACGACGGGCAACAAGGACATCATCATGGCCGCCGACATGGCCAAGATGAAGCACCAGGCGATCGTCGGGAACATCGGCCACTTCGACAACGAGATCGACATGGCCGGCCTCGCCAAGATCGAGGGCATCGTCAAGGACGAGGTCAAGCCGCAGGTCCACACCTGGACGTTCCCCGACGGCAAGGTCATCATCGTGCTGTCCGAGGGCCGCCTGCTGAACCTGGGCAACGCCACCGGCCACCCCTCGTTCGTGATGTCCAACTCGTTCGCGGACCAGACCCTGGCCCAGATCGAGCTGTTCACCAAGCCCGAGGAGTACCCGACCGACGTCTACGTGCTGCCCAAGCACCTCGACGAGAAGGTCGCCCGCCTCCACCTTGCCGCGCTCGGCGTGAAGCTCACGACGCTCCGCCCCGAGCAGGCCGCGTACATCGGCGTCGAGGTCGAAGGCCCCTACAAGCCCGACCACTACCGCTACTGA
- a CDS encoding Trm112 family protein, protein MPLEAGLLEILACPACHSPLDDRSAADSPELVCTGTDCGLAYPVRDGIPVLLVDEARRPA, encoded by the coding sequence ATGCCGCTCGAAGCCGGCCTCCTGGAGATCCTCGCCTGCCCGGCCTGCCACTCCCCGCTCGACGACCGGTCGGCAGCCGACAGCCCCGAGCTGGTCTGCACCGGCACGGACTGCGGCCTGGCCTACCCGGTACGGGACGGCATCCCTGTACTCCTGGTCGACGAGGCCCGCCGCCCCGCGTAG
- a CDS encoding metallopeptidase family protein has translation MDSPVPPPHPPEPRSEPRPRRRDRHGRGMRGPVAPPQVPLSVSRAETFRDLVQDSVERLERRWPQLADVDFMVLDVPGTQEETVPLGRAVSAAKDRAAQIVVYRRPVEIRTKSRDERALLVHEVVVEQVAELLGLSPESVDPRYGQD, from the coding sequence ATGGACAGTCCTGTACCGCCGCCCCACCCGCCCGAGCCGCGCTCCGAACCGCGTCCGCGCCGTCGTGACCGCCACGGCCGCGGCATGCGTGGCCCCGTGGCTCCGCCCCAGGTGCCGCTCTCGGTCAGCAGGGCGGAGACCTTCCGCGATCTCGTACAGGATTCGGTGGAGCGGCTGGAGCGCCGCTGGCCGCAGCTGGCCGATGTCGACTTCATGGTCCTGGACGTACCGGGGACGCAGGAGGAGACCGTTCCGCTGGGGCGCGCGGTGTCCGCGGCGAAGGACCGGGCCGCGCAGATCGTCGTCTACCGGCGCCCCGTCGAGATCAGGACCAAGAGCCGCGACGAGCGTGCGCTGCTGGTGCACGAGGTCGTGGTGGAGCAGGTCGCGGAGCTGCTCGGGCTGTCGCCGGAGTCGGTGGATCCGCGGTACGGCCAGGACTAG
- a CDS encoding DUF5719 family protein, which translates to MKSTNLSLIAGTVALAAVTGFAALSAPGDADATGATAATRLPVERSSLLCPAPGLSELAETAYSSFTPASAGGGEAGTAELKPSVPTNADAGDGTTAKKDSKKKAADSDKPVVSLKEPGKPATADASGSDAPALVGTATGKLAPGWTTQQTTTVSTGASRGLLGLSCTGPDTDFWFPAASTAKSREDYVHLTNPDDTAAVADIELYGPDGSLKSDVGEGITVPARSSVPVLISTLTSEAADDVTIHVTTRTGRVGAVVRAADGVTGSDWLTASVDPTGTLVLPGIPADATSVRLVAFAPGEEDADLKLKLLGKTGAISPAGHEDLHVKSNMTAGVDLKDITRGEAGSLLLTPAQSGRATPVVAALRVVRGSGDKQEVAYIPATGPVGAQATVAGNRAKGSVLSLTAPGATGTVKVTASAGSGGGERTVKTYTVKGGTTLAVTPQVPTGLKGSYALTVETESGGPVHAARTLTLPEDGIPMFTVQTLPDDGGTVEVPAAEQDLSVLDD; encoded by the coding sequence GTGAAGTCCACCAACCTGTCCCTCATCGCGGGCACCGTAGCCCTCGCCGCCGTCACCGGCTTCGCCGCGCTCTCCGCGCCCGGTGACGCGGACGCCACGGGGGCGACGGCCGCCACGCGGCTGCCCGTGGAGCGGTCCAGCCTGCTCTGCCCGGCACCCGGCCTCTCGGAGCTCGCGGAGACGGCGTACTCGTCCTTCACCCCGGCGTCCGCGGGCGGCGGCGAGGCGGGGACCGCGGAACTGAAGCCCTCCGTGCCCACCAACGCGGACGCGGGCGACGGGACCACCGCCAAGAAGGACTCGAAGAAGAAGGCTGCGGACTCCGACAAGCCGGTCGTCTCCCTCAAGGAGCCCGGCAAACCGGCCACTGCCGACGCGTCCGGCTCCGACGCCCCCGCCCTGGTCGGCACCGCCACCGGCAAGCTGGCCCCCGGCTGGACCACCCAGCAGACCACCACGGTCAGCACGGGCGCCTCCCGCGGCCTGCTCGGGCTCAGCTGCACCGGACCCGACACGGACTTCTGGTTCCCGGCCGCCAGTACCGCGAAGTCCCGCGAGGACTACGTCCATCTCACCAACCCGGACGACACCGCCGCCGTCGCCGACATCGAGCTGTACGGGCCGGACGGCTCGCTCAAGTCCGATGTGGGCGAGGGCATCACGGTCCCCGCCAGGTCCAGCGTCCCGGTCCTGATCTCCACCCTGACCAGCGAGGCCGCCGACGATGTGACGATCCACGTCACCACCCGTACCGGACGCGTCGGAGCCGTCGTGCGGGCGGCGGACGGCGTGACGGGCAGCGACTGGCTCACCGCCTCCGTCGACCCGACGGGCACCCTGGTCCTCCCGGGCATCCCGGCGGACGCCACCTCCGTACGGCTGGTGGCCTTCGCCCCGGGCGAGGAGGACGCCGACCTGAAGCTGAAACTGCTGGGCAAGACCGGCGCGATCTCGCCTGCCGGGCACGAGGACCTGCACGTCAAGTCCAACATGACCGCGGGCGTCGACCTGAAGGACATCACCAGGGGTGAAGCGGGCTCCCTGCTGCTGACACCGGCGCAGAGCGGACGTGCCACCCCGGTGGTGGCCGCGCTGCGTGTGGTCCGCGGCAGCGGTGACAAGCAGGAGGTCGCGTACATCCCGGCGACCGGACCGGTCGGCGCGCAGGCCACGGTGGCCGGCAACCGGGCGAAGGGGTCGGTCCTCTCCCTCACCGCGCCGGGCGCCACCGGCACGGTGAAGGTCACGGCGTCCGCGGGCAGCGGAGGCGGCGAACGGACCGTCAAGACGTACACGGTGAAGGGCGGCACGACGCTCGCGGTCACCCCGCAGGTGCCGACCGGGCTCAAGGGAAGCTACGCGCTGACCGTGGAGACGGAGTCGGGCGGCCCGGTGCACGCCGCCCGCACCCTCACTCTTCCGGAGGACGGCATCCCGATGTTCACGGTGCAGACGCTGCCGGACGACGGCGGAACGGTCGAGGTACCGGCGGCGGAGCAGGACCTCTCGGTCCTGGACGACTGA
- a CDS encoding phosphomannomutase/phosphoglucomutase, translated as MAADLSQIVKAYDVRGVVPDQWDESLAEQFGAAFVEVTDAEAIVIGHDMRPSSPGLSAAFARGAAARGADVTLIGLCSTDQLYFASGSLGLPGAMFTASHNPAQYNGIKMCRAGAAPVGQDTGLSEIRALLEKWAEQGVPQSVATPGTVTERDTLTDYAAHLRSLVDLTAIRPLKVVVDAGNGMGGHTVPTVLEGLPLDVVPMYFELDGTFPNHEANPLDPKNLVDLQARVLAEGADLGLAFDGDADRCFVVDEGGAGVSPSAITALVAARELARNGGKGTVIHNLITSWSVPEVVREHGGTPVRTRVGHSFIKAEMAAHGAIFGGEHSAHYYFRDFWNADTGMLAALHVLAALGGQPGTLSDLVAQYDRYTGSGEINSTVDDQPGRTAAVRAAFETRDHVTLDELDGLTITAPDWWFNLRASNTEPLLRLNVEARDEATMTAVRDEVLTLVRSQAASNDPDV; from the coding sequence GTGGCTGCTGATCTGTCGCAGATCGTCAAGGCGTACGACGTGCGCGGAGTCGTGCCCGACCAGTGGGACGAATCGCTGGCCGAGCAGTTCGGGGCGGCGTTCGTCGAGGTGACGGACGCCGAAGCGATCGTGATCGGCCACGACATGCGGCCTTCGTCGCCCGGCCTCTCCGCGGCTTTCGCACGCGGTGCGGCGGCGCGCGGTGCGGACGTCACCCTCATCGGTCTCTGCTCGACCGACCAGTTGTACTTCGCCTCCGGCAGCCTCGGCCTGCCCGGTGCGATGTTCACGGCCTCGCACAACCCGGCGCAGTACAACGGCATCAAGATGTGCCGGGCCGGCGCCGCGCCGGTCGGCCAGGACACCGGGCTCTCCGAGATCCGCGCCCTGCTCGAGAAGTGGGCCGAGCAGGGCGTACCGCAGTCGGTCGCCACCCCCGGTACCGTCACCGAGCGCGACACCCTCACCGACTACGCGGCCCACCTGCGGTCCCTGGTCGACCTGACGGCCATCCGTCCGCTGAAGGTCGTGGTCGATGCGGGCAACGGCATGGGCGGCCACACCGTCCCCACCGTCCTCGAAGGGCTCCCGCTCGACGTCGTCCCCATGTACTTCGAGCTGGACGGCACGTTCCCCAACCACGAGGCCAACCCCCTCGACCCGAAGAACCTCGTCGACCTCCAGGCCCGAGTCCTGGCCGAGGGCGCCGACCTGGGCCTCGCCTTCGACGGCGACGCGGACCGCTGCTTCGTCGTCGACGAAGGCGGCGCGGGCGTCTCCCCGTCCGCCATCACCGCCCTGGTCGCGGCCCGCGAACTCGCCCGCAACGGCGGCAAGGGCACCGTCATCCACAACCTGATCACGTCCTGGTCGGTCCCCGAGGTCGTCCGCGAACACGGCGGCACCCCGGTCCGTACCCGCGTCGGCCACTCCTTCATCAAGGCGGAGATGGCCGCACACGGCGCGATCTTCGGCGGCGAACACTCCGCGCACTACTACTTCCGCGACTTCTGGAACGCCGATACGGGCATGCTCGCCGCCCTCCACGTCCTGGCCGCCCTCGGCGGCCAGCCGGGCACGCTGTCGGACCTGGTCGCACAGTACGACCGCTACACCGGCTCCGGCGAGATCAACTCCACCGTCGACGACCAGCCGGGCCGCACGGCGGCGGTGCGCGCGGCCTTCGAGACCCGCGACCACGTCACGCTCGACGAACTGGACGGCCTGACGATCACGGCACCGGACTGGTGGTTCAACCTCCGCGCCTCCAACACGGAACCGCTGCTGCGCCTGAACGTGGAAGCACGCGACGAAGCGACGATGACGGCGGTACGCGACGAAGTCCTGACGTTGGTCCGCAGTCAGGCAGCGTCAAACGACCCCGATGTGTGA
- a CDS encoding L-lactate permease has translation MFVQQLEPVADSLALSALVATLPLVTVLVLLGAVRMRAHHAGLIGLVVAVAVSSLTYGMPLGQTLSAGAQGVLFGLFPIMWIVVNALWVYRMTVRTQHFDILRRSFGRLSDDPRIQALVIAFCFGALLEALAGFGAPVAISSVMLVALGFDPVKAAVVSLVANTAPVAFGAMGTPVVTLAQITGLPLDDVASVVGRQTPLLALLVPLILVFLVDGRRGLRETWLPALVCGIAFAGAQFAASNYVSAQLADIAAALVGAAALMAVPGARRPAEEPVRAAVLTGVRSGDLDHVDPHREVLRAYVPYALIVAVFSVAQIPPVKELLAEATRVFDWPFLDVANPAGKPVGANLFTLPVIATGGTLVLLAGLVATVALGVRPRDAAREWAGTVYELRYAILTVTSVLALAYVMNLSGQAATIGQFVAAAGAGLAFLSPVLGWFGVAVSGSDTSANALFGALQVSAARESGLSPELLAAANSSGGVLGKMISPQNLTIACAAVGLAGREGDLLRKVLPWSLGLLLVMCLIVLAQSTTVLGWMLP, from the coding sequence GTGTTTGTCCAGCAACTCGAGCCCGTAGCCGATTCGCTCGCCCTGTCCGCTCTGGTCGCGACGCTTCCCCTGGTCACCGTGCTGGTGCTGCTCGGGGCGGTCCGGATGCGGGCACATCACGCCGGACTCATCGGCCTCGTCGTCGCGGTCGCCGTCAGCTCGCTCACGTACGGCATGCCTCTCGGGCAGACCCTCTCCGCAGGCGCTCAGGGCGTGCTCTTCGGCCTCTTCCCCATCATGTGGATCGTCGTCAACGCCCTCTGGGTGTACCGCATGACCGTACGTACCCAGCACTTCGACATCCTCCGCCGCTCCTTCGGCCGGCTCTCGGACGACCCTCGCATCCAGGCGCTGGTCATCGCCTTCTGCTTCGGTGCGCTCCTCGAAGCCCTCGCCGGATTCGGTGCGCCTGTCGCGATCTCCTCCGTGATGCTGGTGGCGCTCGGCTTCGACCCGGTGAAGGCGGCCGTCGTCTCGCTCGTGGCCAACACCGCACCGGTCGCGTTCGGCGCCATGGGCACCCCGGTGGTGACGCTCGCCCAGATCACCGGGCTGCCGCTGGACGACGTGGCCTCCGTCGTGGGTCGCCAGACCCCGCTGCTGGCCCTCCTCGTACCCCTGATCCTGGTCTTCCTGGTGGATGGAAGGCGTGGGCTGCGCGAGACCTGGCTGCCCGCACTCGTCTGCGGAATCGCCTTCGCCGGCGCCCAGTTCGCCGCCTCCAACTACGTCTCCGCCCAGCTCGCGGACATCGCCGCCGCACTCGTGGGCGCGGCCGCGCTGATGGCCGTCCCCGGGGCACGCAGGCCGGCCGAGGAACCGGTGCGTGCGGCGGTCCTGACAGGCGTGCGGAGCGGGGACCTCGATCACGTGGACCCGCACCGCGAAGTGCTGCGCGCCTACGTCCCGTATGCCCTCATCGTCGCCGTCTTCTCCGTCGCCCAGATCCCGCCGGTCAAGGAACTGCTGGCCGAGGCGACCCGGGTCTTCGACTGGCCCTTTCTCGACGTCGCGAACCCGGCGGGCAAGCCGGTCGGCGCCAACCTCTTCACGCTCCCGGTCATCGCCACGGGCGGCACCCTCGTCCTGCTGGCCGGCCTGGTCGCCACCGTCGCACTCGGCGTACGACCCCGGGACGCGGCGCGCGAGTGGGCGGGCACGGTGTACGAACTGCGGTACGCGATCCTCACCGTGACCTCCGTACTGGCACTCGCGTACGTCATGAACCTCTCCGGGCAGGCTGCCACGATCGGCCAGTTCGTGGCCGCGGCGGGCGCCGGGCTGGCCTTTCTCTCGCCGGTGCTCGGCTGGTTCGGCGTCGCGGTCTCCGGCTCAGACACCTCCGCGAACGCGCTCTTCGGCGCACTCCAGGTCTCGGCGGCACGCGAATCGGGTCTCTCGCCGGAGCTGCTTGCCGCGGCGAACAGCTCCGGCGGGGTGCTCGGCAAGATGATCTCCCCGCAGAACCTGACGATCGCTTGTGCGGCGGTCGGTCTGGCCGGGCGCGAGGGGGACCTGCTGCGCAAGGTGCTGCCGTGGAGCCTGGGATTGCTGCTGGTGATGTGCCTGATCGTGCTGGCGCAGAGCACGACGGTGCTGGGCTGGATGCTGCCCTGA
- a CDS encoding DUF3499 domain-containing protein — MSPVRRCSRTACGRPAVATLTYVYADSTAVLGPLATYAEPHCYDLCAEHGERLTAPRGWEVVRLSDPSAPTRPSGDDLEALANAVREAARPHERAAEARGGGPHAADPMEVARRGHLRVLRSPDS, encoded by the coding sequence GTGAGCCCTGTACGTCGCTGTTCGCGCACCGCGTGCGGCCGCCCTGCCGTCGCGACACTGACGTACGTCTATGCCGACTCGACTGCGGTCCTCGGCCCGCTCGCCACCTATGCCGAGCCCCACTGCTACGACCTCTGTGCCGAGCACGGTGAGCGGCTGACCGCGCCGCGCGGCTGGGAAGTGGTCCGGCTCTCCGACCCCTCCGCGCCCACCCGCCCCAGCGGTGACGACCTCGAAGCGCTCGCCAACGCCGTGCGGGAAGCGGCGCGTCCGCACGAGCGCGCAGCCGAGGCCAGAGGCGGCGGACCGCATGCCGCAGACCCCATGGAGGTCGCACGCCGCGGCCATCTTCGGGTGCTGCGTTCGCCGGATTCCTGA
- the manA gene encoding mannose-6-phosphate isomerase, class I has product MDRLSNTVRPYAWGSTTAIPELLGVAPTGEPQAEMWMGAHPGAPSRLARISGTSEALTEQPLTDIIAADPERELGAAAVEKFGPRLPFLLKLLAAGAPLSLQVHPDLEQARKGYEDEERRSVPIDAPHRTYKDANHKPELICALTPFEGLCGFRRPTEAAQAMAALGVDSLKPYVDLLGAHPEEAALREVLTAILTADPVEMAETVTAAAAAAERLGGAHAPYARIAHHFPGDPGVIAAMLLNYVQLQPGEALFLGAGVPHAYLGGLGVEIMANSDNVLRCGLTPKHIDVPELLRIVRFEATDPGILRPEASPSGEELYETPVDEFRLSRFDLSPGAAPVDLTRHTPQILLCTAGAPRVGTLDLTPGASVFVPSGETVEASGTGTLFRATVVA; this is encoded by the coding sequence ATGGACCGGCTCTCCAACACCGTGCGCCCTTACGCCTGGGGCTCCACCACCGCCATTCCCGAGCTGCTCGGCGTCGCCCCCACCGGCGAGCCCCAAGCCGAAATGTGGATGGGCGCCCACCCCGGAGCCCCTTCCCGCCTCGCCCGCATATCCGGCACCTCGGAAGCCCTCACCGAGCAGCCCCTCACCGACATCATCGCCGCCGACCCGGAGCGCGAGCTGGGCGCGGCCGCCGTCGAGAAGTTCGGCCCCCGCCTCCCGTTCCTCCTCAAGCTGCTCGCCGCAGGTGCCCCCCTCTCCCTCCAGGTCCACCCCGACCTCGAGCAGGCCAGGAAGGGGTACGAGGACGAGGAGCGCCGGTCCGTCCCGATCGACGCGCCCCACCGCACGTACAAGGACGCCAACCACAAGCCCGAACTGATCTGCGCGCTCACCCCCTTCGAAGGCCTCTGCGGCTTCCGCAGGCCCACCGAGGCGGCGCAGGCGATGGCGGCACTCGGTGTCGACTCCCTCAAGCCGTACGTCGATCTCCTCGGCGCCCACCCCGAAGAGGCGGCCCTGCGCGAGGTGCTCACGGCGATCCTCACCGCGGACCCCGTCGAGATGGCCGAGACGGTGACGGCCGCGGCGGCCGCCGCCGAACGGCTCGGCGGCGCCCACGCCCCGTACGCCCGCATCGCACACCATTTCCCCGGTGACCCGGGCGTCATCGCGGCGATGCTGCTGAACTACGTACAACTCCAGCCCGGTGAGGCCCTGTTCCTCGGCGCGGGCGTCCCGCACGCCTACCTCGGCGGCCTCGGCGTCGAGATCATGGCCAACTCGGACAACGTGCTGCGCTGCGGACTGACGCCCAAGCACATCGACGTCCCCGAACTGCTGCGCATCGTCCGCTTCGAGGCGACCGACCCCGGCATCCTGCGCCCTGAGGCGTCCCCTTCCGGCGAGGAGCTGTACGAGACCCCGGTCGACGAGTTCCGGCTGTCGCGCTTCGACCTCTCGCCCGGCGCCGCGCCCGTCGACCTGACCAGGCACACTCCGCAGATCCTGCTCTGCACCGCGGGCGCACCCCGCGTCGGCACCCTCGATCTCACCCCCGGCGCCTCGGTCTTCGTACCGTCGGGCGAAACGGTCGAAGCGTCCGGTACCGGCACTCTGTTCCGCGCCACAGTTGTGGCCTGA